One Synechococcus sp. Nb3U1 genomic window, GAAGCGATCTTGGCGGGGTTACGAGGATATGCCCAAACCGGGAATCTACGCGCCCTGCAGCCGGAGCTTATCCTACAAGGGATCCAACTGATCACCCTAGAGTTGGGCATGCGCTTTCTGCAGGATTGGTTTGAAGACTCCTACTGGAACTGGGATCCGCAGCGCTACCCCAGCCGCAAAGCCCACAACCTCGCCCGGTGCCGACAGCAAATCCGCCTTTATCAAGCCCTAAAAGCAGTAGCGCCACAGTTGCTGGGGTCGATCCATGCCCTTTGAACCCTTTGCAGACAAAAGGAAGGAGGAGGTTAACTTATGTTAATTTAGGGACATCTTCACCTTCGTTTTCGCCCTCCCTATGAGCACTCAACTCCTCCACTGGCTTGAGCTAGCCCTGCCCTTCTTTCATCCGGTTCTGATGATTTTGGCCTTTGCTCTCGCCCTTTATGCCCTCTACCTCGGGATCCAGGCGCGGCGAGTGCGTACCGTTTCAGCGGATGAGCGCAAAGTGTTGATCAAAGGGAAATTTGGCCAGCGGCATTTTTTGGTTGGATCCCTGTTTCTGCTGCTGATGGTGTTTGGGGCGATTGGCGGCATGGGAGTCACTTATCTCAACAATGGCAAGCTGTTTGTTGGGCCGCACCTGTTAGCGGGGTTAGGCATTGTAGCGTTAGTGGCCACCTCTGCTTCCCTGGTTCCCCTTATGAAAGATGGGCAAAAAGTCTGGGCGCGCAATGTGCATGTTGTCTTGAATGTGGTGATCCTAGGGGTACTCGGTTGGCAAGCGGTGACCGGGTTTCAAATTGTGCAGCGTATCCTCACCCAGATGCTAACCACGCCCCAAGTAGCCTAAGCCTTGCCCCGCCTCAGATCTGGATCGCACAATGGATTCCAGTCTGTTGCGGTTCCCCTTATGTCTGTTAGCCCCCTACCTGCTTGGGTCAAGCGCTCCATCGGCAAAGCCAGCGATACTTCCGTCGTACAGCAGGTGATCAAACAACGGGGCCTGCACACCATTTGCGAAGAGGGGCGCTGCCCGAACCAAGCGGAGTGCTACAGTCAAAAAACCGCCACCTTCCTGCTCATGGGAGGGGTTTGTACCCGTGCTTGCTCCTTTTGTCAGGTAGAAACTGGGCGGCCTGGGAAGTTGGATGCGGATGAGCCGGAGAAAGTAGCTGAGGCAGTGCAGCTTTTGGGATTGAGCTATGTGGTACTTACCTCTGTCGCCCGCGATGATCTGCCGGATCAGGGATCCGGTCGGTTCGTAGAGGTGATGCAAGCCATTCGGCAGCGTTGTCCTGGTACCCTTATTGAAGTGCTCACCCCCGACTTCCGGGGCGACCGCGACTGTATTGCCCGAGTGGTGGCGGCCCAACCCATCTGCTACAACCACAACATCGAAACTGTGCGCCGACTTTCGCAGGCCGTGCGCCGTAGTTCAGGCTACGATCTCTCCCTAAAGGTGTTGAAAACTGTTAAGGAATTGGCTCCGAATTTAGCAACCAAATCTGGCTTGATGCTGGGCCACGGCGAAACCCGCGCAGAAGTGCTGGAAACCCTTCAGGATCTACTGGCGGTGGGCTG contains:
- the lipA gene encoding lipoyl synthase, producing the protein MSVSPLPAWVKRSIGKASDTSVVQQVIKQRGLHTICEEGRCPNQAECYSQKTATFLLMGGVCTRACSFCQVETGRPGKLDADEPEKVAEAVQLLGLSYVVLTSVARDDLPDQGSGRFVEVMQAIRQRCPGTLIEVLTPDFRGDRDCIARVVAAQPICYNHNIETVRRLSQAVRRSSGYDLSLKVLKTVKELAPNLATKSGLMLGHGETRAEVLETLQDLLAVGCNRLTLGQYLQPSLAHRPVERYWTPEEFQELGQIARQMGFQQVRSGPLVRSSYHASEMGQD
- a CDS encoding DUF4079 domain-containing protein, whose protein sequence is MSTQLLHWLELALPFFHPVLMILAFALALYALYLGIQARRVRTVSADERKVLIKGKFGQRHFLVGSLFLLLMVFGAIGGMGVTYLNNGKLFVGPHLLAGLGIVALVATSASLVPLMKDGQKVWARNVHVVLNVVILGVLGWQAVTGFQIVQRILTQMLTTPQVA